Part of the Choloepus didactylus isolate mChoDid1 chromosome 10, mChoDid1.pri, whole genome shotgun sequence genome is shown below.
AACTAAGGCGACAACCCAGCGAGTTACTCCTTGCATCTatggattaaaaaatcaaataaaactgCCTGAAATGCAAAGATAGCTACAAGTATGAGATGAGGAAACCTTCCTAAAAACAgcccagctatttttttttttcttggctggTAATTTACAAGCAATAAAGAAGCCCCTCCCTTTTTTTGTTCTAATTTATTTCGTTTACTTCTTTAGATGGAGAGCATTTACCAAACCTTGCAGACAACAGATCATGGAAGATTAGTAGTGGAAAGGACTTCAGTGATATTTagttcaatttcctcatttatagaTGAAAAACTTTGAGGTGGAGAAAACTGCTCCTTGTCAACATCTTTCAGTCAGCAGTGGCGGAGCCAACACTAGATCTTTCTTCACAATGTACTGGTAACTAGATCAAtaccatttcctctaaattgtgcTATCTTATGATTACTTTTTAAGCCATCTTGCCCTTAAGATATTATGTACCAACTTTACATTTCCAGACTGAATAATCAGCCACTTTCATTGCTGTGATTTTTGCTCTTCAAAGGTAATAGTGGGAGAGCTCTTTAAGTTGAAAATCCTGGGATAAAGGAATCTTGGGCATGAAGTTCTGCCTGGGAACCAGACTGTAGGAGGTGTCTATTCCTGTGCTCCGTATTTACCTTGCACTGACACTCCTCCACAAGCATCAACGCCTTGACCACGGGAACACGGCCAGGGCAGTTCAGCCTCACGTGCATCGTGCTGAACTTGGCAGGCGAGCAGTGGGAGCAGAAGGTCTGGGGGTGCTGTGCAGCCACAGGAAAATGAACAGACCCACATTTCCCAAAGCAAAGATTGTTCTCGATCACTACTTTCTCACAGTCTTCGTGGGTGATGGTCTAAGAGGCAAACACATTTccattaaagtatttttaatatttctgtagTATTCTGTAGGCACAATGCAGAAGCTATAAACAGTAAGTCGAGTCTAACTGAGACTGAAATTTCAAAAGCTTTCCAATTTTTAATGATGATATCCATAAGGGCATAGAGACACTTTCTTTTGAGTAAATTAACACATTTTAGTCTTTAGGAAATGCCTATGTTAATATGAAAATCTTTTACTCTACCTTTTAAATTGCAAACTTTAAGAAAATTTATCTAATGGGGTGTTACCCATTGGAAAAATTCTAATGGTATCTTCTTGTATTTGTAACGTGGATTGCCTTTCTACTCTCACGGTGCGTTGTGCATAGTATATAATAGTTCTTAATGTATGTTAATATATGTTAAGTTTATCACAGAATAATCAGAACATACTGATTTTAATTCTATCCTATTTTGCAGGGCCTATAGAATAGTCAGCTCTATGAAGGTGGATGGGGCCAAGTTGCAACACATATGGCTACCAATCATCATGTATTACATCACGTTTGCCTCTCCCAGAACCCCAGACACCTGAGCTTTATGGGTTCTTCAGAGACTCAAATGCCttaattttattagaaatagggttcaaaataataagaaataggGTTCTAATAATTAGAAATAGGGTTCAAAATAagaatttcaaaggaaatttgattacctgattcttaggcacaattttctAATTACAATATGGTCCAACAAAGCAGTCATTATTATTCCACAATTGACTTATTGCTGCTGCATAATCTTGCCTTTTCGGGAAGAATACTTAATGCCTGGTACAATTACCTCAAATACTGCCTGCTTAATTGGGTACTATTACTGGACTGTAAAATTTTACTCTGCCCTGTGTTGCTTTTGGTTTGGTCTCCTCATGTTTAAGGCTTTGATgaaatttctcaattttaatttaacatttggAATTTACACAGTGCCAGAACTGGAGGAATTATTTAGGAACATGCCACTTTGTCTTAGCAGTGTGGAATTCATCATGATAACCACGCATCAGCCTATGTGAACTAGGAGATAGGCACTTCTAAGGGGAGGAGATGTTAATTCcacaaaaagatttttttttaagcttatgaGAAAAGTTGAAATTCAATATTTTTAGTTATGGTAACACTAGAAATGATATGGCAACTTTTGCCTAAGAACCTCAACATACTGTATGAACCTATGATGTAATTAGCTGGGAAATCCAGGGATTAGGACCAACATAAATGTGTGTGAGGGTGTTTGGGAAGGGTTTCAATGTATTCTACCCTATCTACAGATACAGTTGACCAGCTCGTCTACATCTTAGTAGGGAGCAGAGATGGAGCTATAGAGAAGTTCCGATAATTGCTGTAAATTCCCCATTTTCTTAACTGTAGATACAGTATCACTTCTCTTTCTACATAGACCATcccccaaaatgaaaataaataaataaaaccccaTAAAACAAAGTTTTGCACCATAAATACATATTATTACTGATATTGACCATACTATCGTACCATGTATACACCATATCCAGAATATCAAGAAACAGTGGTGTGATCATGTTTGTCAACTGCTATGATGAATGCCCTAGGACCAAATTTATGAGGAAGCCATTCTCTGGCTCCTGGAAGCCTctttcccactccccacccctactACCTGTCCACCCTCCTCCTGCAAACACTTAATCTCTTCTTCCCCTACAACACATACCTGGCTGAAGGGCACTGTCCTACAGGTCTCGTGATGCACGTCATGACTCTTGATGGGCAAGATGATGCCCTGAGACACTGGGCTCTTTCTGAACATGAAGTGGTGCCAGAATTTCTTAGCTTCTTCCTGAAGAGATTTCTCCATTTCCATCCCATCCATTGACTGAGTGAGGGGCTGAGTCCTAGGGCGGAAGTGCTCACTAACCAAATCCCCAGGTGGGTGCAGCTCCCTCTCAGGCTTCTCCCAGAAACTGCCAAAGCTGGACAGCatctcctctctctgcctctgttctTCCGCTGCAGGGCTAGCACCTATCAGGCGCGGCACAGAGACAAACAGATCTGGTTTCTCCTCAGCCTCCTCGTGGTTGTCGGTGGGGAGCTCTCTGCGATTCCTTTCTACCAGCACAAGGGAAAGAGAGCTTGGATTCTGGCTGCCCTCTGGGTGCTGTCTTGCTTTCCCCAGGGGCAAGAGCAGCAACAGCTGAACTAGTAGGAGATGCATGCTGTTGGGGCCCAGCAGCTTCTTTTCAGATTCACAGATGCACAAGGAGAGGCTCCCTCTCTGCAGGACGGTGAACAAACGAATCCTATATAGAGACACCTGCCTTCTGGGAGGGGGCGACAGGTGGTGGCCAGGCAGAGTAAACACATTTACTGTTTGTTTGAATTATGTAGTGCTAATGGCGTCCTGCGATCACTTTGGTTTTAGGTGTTTTTAGAAGGCCCCAGTGAAAACTTGGGGCCCAAAGGGGGATTGGCTGACAGTGTAGCTATTGTCTGAGATTTAAAAAGCTGCATTGGCCAAAACAACACATTCTTTGCTCTGGTTTCCCATCACTGTTATTAGAAGAAAGAACAGAATCAACTAATCTTATGCTGGGATGGAAATgacaagaactttttttttttatgaagaaGCATATCAGATAAAAATGAAAGACATTTAGCAAAAGCCCAGGCCTTTAGGAAGTCTATTGACACACACATAGTTGCATATCTAAGAGATCAAAGAAGTATGTCAaaattggaaggaaggaaaggaagaacttCAGAAATGTAAACTGTTGAGCAGAGGACTCTCTGCCTCTTACATGTGGATTGGGAGTGTAGACTTTCACCGTTTAGACACATAGAAACTTCACAATTCCCAAATTAATCCCCTCCTTTCGTAATAATAATCAAATAATCAGTGCTAAATTCACAACTGGTCAGAGTCATCAGATAAactctttcaattgtttacaaATTTCTCAATAGAATCCAAAATAATAGACTGACAGCTCCTCTGTCTTCTTTGAGGATAGGGAAATGTCTCCCCCCCAGCTACcttattgattttttcctttctttaacaaAGAGCCAGACTTGAGAAAGGTTCTAAGAACCAGGTTTGATCATCTTTGGGAATGAAGCCGATTggtcccttcctttcctttcccttactGAATCCACATCGGCTCCCCATATTCAACAGTAATCGATGACCGATGACCGGGTTaaatagagatggaaataaaGATGGGCCTTCTGGGAGCAaaagaaaatttttgaaatgactgccattttaaaatgttgtaaaCCAGCTGAGGGTATGAGGAAGAAACAAGTCCTCGAAAATGAAATGCCAGAGTTGAGTCCAATGTACCCACCTCACTATTCTAACAATATTTCCACTGGGAATTGATTCAGTACTTGCTTacatccccccccccaccttttatTTAATAACCATGTCttgcttttaaaaagtaacacAAATCCCTGGAACATGTCACTCACCCCCTTTTCAATACTGATTAAACTTTCTTTCTAAGGAGAAACTTGTTGGAATGTTTTTTCCAGGTACTGTGTTCTTAATAGTTGTACATGATTTCTATGAGATAAAGTCACAAGTAAGTCCATTTATCTATAGTAATAAAACgattttaaaatgtaacatcATTTTATCAAAAGAGATAAATTTTCCTTGTACTAATGGTCCATGGAACATTTGATCCATACTTAATGATCATCACCATTTCTTTTAAAGGAActttttagggggaaaaaaaaatgcctgctattttaatttcttattaatCCTCTGCCATCCAACACAATGGGCCTTCCAGAGCTACCACTCTGCCCCCTGGTTATAAATATGGTGTGGAAGCCACTATGATAGATTTCCTgattcctttttaacttttattttcagtGACTGAAATTCCATTGTCATCAATCATAATAGCTAGCATTCCTCAAAACCAAAGACTATCCCAATGATTCCATTTGGGCTGTCAGTTGCTCAGCTCTGGAATGACTGAATATTGGATATAGCTCAAATAATTTCAGTTGAACTGAAATTTGTAAAACACCCATTTGTGGTCAAGGCATCCTGTTAGATACTGGGAGATGGTAGTAAAgtaaaagtaaggaaaaaaagtaaagtaaaacttggtccctgccctcaagcaTGTTATATAGTCCAGTGGTTTCATACATTTTGTAActtaattgtattatttttaggTTCATcagttatcctttttttttttttttttaaacttttctttagCCCTGAACTCCCCTTCCTCTGATCCTAATTGAATTGtcagtaaatattatttaaaaatcactcaTGGAGAATTTCCTTTTGCTGTCATTCCTGTtagagaaaattttcaaatatcctGAAGGGTAAATCCAGCAAAATAAAGCCTTCAGTCTTCAGAACTATGGGGCATAATTCTGTCTCCAGCCCCTGTCTTTTGGGGCTGAGGGCAGATCATTTTCACCACTATGTCCTGTCATCAATTCTCAAGCTATGTACGCAATACAGTAGATTTTATTCTTAAGAACATAAACAAACAGTTTGTAGCTTTTGGCAAAAATATGCTGCCTCTATTGGTTCCCAGTTGATACAGGCATCTAGTTACCTCCCAGTTTGGGTGAAGCCAAATGGAGGTCAGGCCTGGAGGAGGCCTCTGGACACAGCAGGAAGCTGGTATGTGACAACAGCCCCACAAATTTGGTGCCCTTAGTACCAAATGCCAGGATGAAATCAGGCCTGAGCTTGGAGGCCTGCTCAGCCCACATACTGGGGAGCCTCAGACCTCGAGAGCCAGAAGGGCCAGTCTCATCGTTCACTCATTGCAATGTACAGCTCATGCTTGGCATGATCAGACCCTCTGTTTTCAGCTTGACCGAGTTTTCTTAGGCACTGAGATGTCTTCAGGTACCCTAAAGATTTCGTGAAGATACCCATAcaaaatgtttccatatgctagcaTCATTTTTACAGAATGGACAGGAAGCGGGGCCATGAAATCCTACAACCTGTAAGACGTTTTGTGTTGCGAGTCTCCCCAAAGTCCCCGGGTGTGCCTGTGAGAGAACAGAAACAGCTACATTTTATGTCTGTCTTTCGGAATCACAGAAGGGAGCTAAAAAGAGTTCCTGGTGCTCTCTGAGGGGAAACTGAGAAAGGCTACATTCTTTCCTGAAAATCCCAGGCCTAAATCAACAAAAGGTGAGAGGCAGCGTtagggggtagggggtgggcaTAGAGTTAAACAGGATAACTGAGAGACAGGAAAGAGAATTTGGGAAGACAGATTTGTTGGAAAAACCTCTTTGGGGTATATGCCACATCACCTTTACCTCTCTTCGCAAAAAACAGAAGGCAGATAAGATATTCTCTTTTCCGAAGGACAAGAAAGAGGGAAATTAGGATAAGTGGTTTCCTCTTAAACCTTTTATCATAATTTAGTTTAGAAAGTCATTGAAAATGTAGAACTCTGCCCCCACTACCTCCCTCTCCCATAGCTTTCTAAGGAAAGGGAACTTTAAGGAGGGCCTCATTTCCGAAAGCTGTTCTACTTATtgcactcattcatttattcgtACAGCAAATATTTGAGTGCCACCGCTGTGCGAGACTCTGGGAATAAAATTCTGAGGTTGTCCCTCTCCAGACCTCCTGGAGTTTTCAATCTATTGGGACCGTCTAGTTTATTCAAAACAAATTGCACAAGGAAAACTTAGGAGGGCACCAGTCCTCTGCTATACAGGAAATTTCAGGTAGATCCAAATCCAAAGACATTATGGACTGCCACGTTGTGTTTGTGCTAATGCCACAGTTGTCACAGAGCAACCACAGAAATAAAGCCTATTGTCTCCTACTCTGCTTCCCTCTGGATATTATAAGATTTCACCCCTCCTTCCTGGCCTACTCCACCAATACAAAAGAAATAGGGTAAcactttccattcatttttttcccagatATGTATTGAGCTCAGACTGTGTTTCAAAGTGCCTAGCACTTTGCCAGGCAGTGGAAACAAAAAATGAGTATGACATGCTTGCACCTTTCCAGGAGCACACTGTTTAATGTAgcagggagagcttaagtttgtAAATTAGAACAGACATTCgaaatttagagagagaaaggatttAGTATTCAGCCACGCATGACAAAACCACAGTTTTTCTCTCCTGGTTCATGGTTTTCACAAAAGAACCATTTTTTctaatctgcagattttattgagatatattcacatgccatatattccatccaaagtatacaatgtctcacggtatcatcacctagttgtgcaatcatcatcacactcaattttagaccattttcattgttccaaaaagaaaaatatcagatagacacacaaaaaaagaaaacccaaaataccccatatccattatcccccctattattgaccctctagtattggtgtggcccacctgttactgttaatgaaagaatattaagatattactgtatCTTAATAGTCTACAGTCTATAGCTTGCAGTAGCTAACTTCCCCCATACACCACTCTATCATTAACtttttgtacaagtgtcatacatttgtagtagttcttgcaagaatttatttatatttgtagtgttaatcagtgacatacgACTCTGAACAACcgctttcaaccaaattcacctataATATGGCACAATTATATTCCCGTTAATAAGCCACCCTTATCTttatccatttccagacatttaacttcaaccttgttaaaatttctgtacatattaggtaaccactaccccttctctaacttctgtctatctctaggtaccctattctatattttaagactctgagtttacatattctagttagtccatattagtgaaatcatactgtccttttgtgtctggcttatttcactcagcattatgtcctcaaggttcatgcatgttgtcacatgcttcagacttctttccttcttactgctgaataatagtccatcgtatgtatataccgcattttgtttatccactcatctgttgatggacactgggattatttctatcttttggcagttgtgaatgctgctatgaatatcagtgtgcaaatgtctgtttgtatccttgctttctgatcttctgggtatatactgagtagcaaaATTGCCAGGCCATTGggtaacttgatatttagttttctcaggaactgccactgtcttccacagcagctatggCATTTTACATTTCCTCCAGCAGCGAAagggtgttcctatttctccacatcctctccaacacttgtagtttcctatttgtttaatagtgaccattcttttaggtgtgagatgatagctcattgtggttttgatttgcatttccctaatagctaatgaaaatgaacaccttgtcatgtgctttttagacatatgatttgtatttcctctttggggaaatgtctattcatatattttgcccattttataattgggttgtttgtctttgtattgctgagttgcaggatttctttatatatactagatatcaaacccttaGCAGATATATGgctaccaaatattctctcccattgaattggctgccttttcacccttttgacaaagttctttgaagcatgaaagtgttcagtcttgaggcgttctcatttatctgttttttctttcattgctagtgctttgggtgtaaggtctaagaagctactgcctatcactaggtCAAGagatttttccctatattttcttctatgagttttatggtactggctcttatatttaggtctttgatccactttgagttaatttttgtatagagtgtgaggtaggggtcctctttcattcctttggatatgg
Proteins encoded:
- the CER1 gene encoding cerberus, yielding MHLLLVQLLLLLPLGKARQHPEGSQNPSSLSLVLVERNRRELPTDNHEEAEEKPDLFVSVPRLIGASPAAEEQRQREEMLSSFGSFWEKPERELHPPGDLVSEHFRPRTQPLTQSMDGMEMEKSLQEEAKKFWHHFMFRKSPVSQGIILPIKSHDVHHETCRTVPFSQTITHEDCEKVVIENNLCFGKCGSVHFPVAAQHPQTFCSHCSPAKFSTMHVRLNCPGRVPVVKALMLVEECQCKVNTEHRNRHLLQSGSQAELHAQDSFIPGFST